One Bradyrhizobium sp. ISRA464 genomic window carries:
- a CDS encoding TauD/TfdA family dioxygenase, translating to MSETDLIDDVISRTDVVKRAVRIGAEVKNIKLSGDLPSRTIAAINSLLLEHKVIFFRGQGHLDDAEQERFAARLGTLVPHPMLGVTKGMASILELDSTRGGGRADVWHADGTFADAYPKILVLRAVVMPPFGGDTVWSNTAAAYLDLAPPLQRLADELWAVHSNVFDYAGMARVRDIDKKHFDEVFTRTIFETEHPVVRVHPETGERALVLGALVQRFVGVPKYDGQKLFDLFQSHITAPENTVRWNWMEGDVAIWDNRATQHYAVNDYGDQHRVVRRATIDGDVPVSVDGRNSVRRLKVNKQPPIDVAQHSRS from the coding sequence ATGAGCGAAACGGATTTGATCGATGATGTCATCTCGCGTACCGACGTCGTAAAACGAGCAGTGCGTATCGGCGCCGAGGTCAAAAATATCAAGCTATCGGGGGACTTGCCGAGCCGGACGATTGCAGCGATCAACAGCTTGCTGCTCGAACACAAAGTAATCTTCTTCCGTGGGCAAGGCCATCTCGATGACGCCGAGCAGGAGCGCTTTGCCGCTCGTTTAGGAACTCTAGTGCCGCATCCGATGCTCGGCGTTACCAAGGGAATGGCATCGATCCTCGAACTGGATTCCACCCGCGGCGGCGGTCGCGCCGATGTGTGGCATGCGGATGGGACATTCGCCGATGCCTATCCAAAGATTCTGGTGCTACGAGCCGTTGTAATGCCGCCGTTCGGCGGCGATACGGTGTGGTCGAATACAGCGGCAGCCTATCTCGATCTGGCGCCACCGCTACAACGACTTGCCGACGAGCTCTGGGCCGTTCACAGCAACGTTTTCGATTACGCCGGAATGGCTCGCGTCCGCGACATTGACAAGAAGCATTTTGACGAGGTCTTTACCAGAACGATTTTCGAGACTGAGCATCCCGTCGTGCGAGTTCACCCCGAGACAGGCGAGCGGGCGCTAGTGCTCGGCGCCTTGGTGCAGCGTTTTGTCGGCGTTCCCAAATATGACGGCCAGAAGCTGTTCGATCTATTCCAGTCTCATATCACCGCGCCCGAAAATACCGTGCGCTGGAACTGGATGGAAGGTGATGTCGCGATATGGGATAACCGCGCAACACAGCATTATGCGGTCAACGACTATGGCGATCAGCATCGCGTCGTGCGACGTGCCACAATCGACGGTGATGTGCCCGTCAGCGTTGACGGCCGAAACAGTGTCAGGCGGCTCAAGGTCAACAAACAGCCGCCTATCGACGTCGCTCAACACTCGCGAAGCTAA
- a CDS encoding DUF2274 domain-containing protein, translating into MPKLKIGALPDDRSVKVSVELPAAVHRDLIAYAEVLTRQGGQPIEATKLIAPMLARFMATDRGFSRLKRGAHVPVAGEG; encoded by the coding sequence ATGCCAAAGCTCAAAATTGGAGCGCTCCCAGACGACAGGTCGGTCAAAGTGAGTGTGGAATTGCCGGCGGCGGTGCACCGTGATCTCATTGCCTATGCAGAAGTCTTGACACGTCAGGGTGGTCAGCCGATCGAGGCGACCAAGCTCATCGCACCTATGTTGGCGCGCTTCATGGCCACCGATCGAGGATTTTCCAGGCTGAAGCGTGGAGCTCACGTGCCTGTCGCTGGTGAAGGATAG